The Providencia rettgeri genome includes a window with the following:
- the smfA_5 gene encoding Fimbria A protein precursor, whose translation MKIKSIAMATLLVLGGASAANAADQGHGKVTFKGAIIEAPCSIAPESIDQTIELGQISNMALADGGKSSPKAFEIALQNCNVSSLTKGVQLTFTGASAAFDEDNKTLGIVGTGSGAGVQITSGNGEVVTINTATPFQQIQDGSNTLQFSAYLKGNGGDVSTITAGEFSSVADFTLSYE comes from the coding sequence ATGAAAATCAAAAGTATTGCAATGGCAACCTTATTAGTTTTAGGCGGCGCTTCTGCAGCAAATGCGGCTGACCAAGGCCACGGTAAAGTTACTTTTAAAGGTGCGATTATTGAAGCACCATGTTCAATTGCACCAGAAAGTATTGACCAAACAATTGAATTAGGCCAAATCTCTAATATGGCTTTAGCCGATGGCGGAAAATCATCACCTAAGGCATTTGAGATCGCACTACAAAACTGTAACGTTAGCAGCTTAACTAAAGGTGTTCAATTAACCTTTACTGGTGCATCTGCTGCATTCGATGAAGATAATAAAACGTTAGGTATTGTAGGTACAGGTAGTGGTGCAGGCGTTCAAATCACTAGCGGTAACGGTGAAGTTGTTACGATTAATACAGCAACGCCATTCCAACAAATTCAGGATGGTAGTAACACATTACAATTCTCTGCATACCTGAAAGGTAATGGTGGTGATGTTTCAACTATTACTGCTGGTGAATTCAGTTCCGTAGCAGACTTCACTTTATCTTACGAATAA
- the papH_3 gene encoding PAP fimbrial minor pilin protein precursor gives MLYKFSWLTFILLLGTSLSSYCSAESLITMNGSIIETACSIDISSRDQTIEMGSLSISQMIRDGQSNKKKFSIKLINCVLERTETKKPNWQYFTVTFDGVHDGNLFTVNGQAEGFGIEISSADGEVVYPGKVMSSQELTDGNRDLNYNLRLIRNNKVLEPGNYFSLIKYKLDYE, from the coding sequence ATGCTATATAAATTTTCATGGTTGACATTCATTCTATTATTAGGAACTAGTTTGTCATCATATTGTTCGGCTGAATCATTAATTACAATGAATGGAAGTATTATTGAGACCGCCTGTTCTATTGATATAAGTAGCAGAGATCAAACCATTGAAATGGGAAGCTTATCTATATCGCAAATGATTCGTGATGGCCAAAGTAACAAAAAAAAATTTTCAATAAAATTAATTAATTGTGTACTCGAAAGAACTGAAACAAAAAAACCAAACTGGCAATATTTTACAGTAACATTTGATGGAGTTCATGATGGTAATTTGTTTACTGTCAATGGGCAAGCAGAAGGGTTTGGCATTGAAATTAGTAGTGCTGATGGTGAAGTCGTTTATCCAGGAAAGGTAATGTCATCGCAAGAATTAACTGATGGCAATCGTGATTTAAATTACAACCTACGATTAATAAGAAATAATAAAGTTTTAGAACCAGGTAATTACTTTAGTCTAATAAAGTATAAATTAGATTATGAGTAA
- the papC_7 gene encoding Outer membrane usher protein papC precursor gives MAHHKIHIKLSSANRLYILAGMITIICNTGFASTNIEFNTDILDINDRANIDLSRFSKTGYFMPGEYTFSVHVNKNILSEQSIFYYNSDEDIDDSKVCLDPSLVDKFGLKPKILSSLTWWHNDSCLDLNSLSGATTKADLSTSTLYINIPQAYLEYTADNWDPPTRWEDGISGALFDYNLNAQANQQIRSHQSTSYTTNGNGVAGINLGPWRFRADWQTRFEKRPSSESTHSFDWNRFYIFRDIKSLGAKLTFGESYLNSDIFDSFRFTGLSLVTDINMLPPNLRGYAPEVTGVANSNATVIISQQGRTIYQTQVAAGPFRIQDLNDALSGELDVRVEEQNGKTQTFTVNTSSIPYLTRPGQVRYKIAAGRPSDSNHRINGDNFASGEYSWGINNGWSLYGGTIASQKYISATLGIGRDLMQFGALSFDATRTHAKIKEITSNNETSYNGNSYRLSYSKRFEDFNSQVTFAGYRFSEKDFMSMSEYLNAKMSGVRQYNSKEMYTISYNQQFSDSGLGTYLNFGRVFNIEIITIGNAPAR, from the coding sequence ATGGCGCATCATAAAATTCATATTAAATTATCATCAGCTAATCGATTATATATATTAGCTGGCATGATAACTATCATCTGTAATACTGGATTCGCCTCTACTAATATAGAATTTAATACAGATATTTTAGATATAAATGATCGTGCTAATATTGATCTAAGCCGTTTCTCTAAAACTGGTTATTTTATGCCAGGAGAATACACTTTTAGTGTTCATGTAAACAAGAATATATTATCTGAGCAAAGTATTTTTTATTATAACTCAGATGAAGATATTGATGACAGTAAAGTATGTTTAGATCCCAGCTTAGTTGATAAGTTTGGACTAAAGCCCAAAATATTATCATCGTTGACCTGGTGGCATAATGACTCCTGCCTAGATTTAAACAGCTTATCTGGTGCAACTACAAAGGCCGATTTATCGACATCAACGCTATATATTAATATTCCTCAAGCCTATTTAGAATATACAGCAGATAATTGGGATCCACCCACTCGTTGGGAAGATGGTATATCGGGAGCTTTATTTGATTACAATCTAAACGCGCAAGCGAATCAACAGATACGTAGTCACCAAAGTACAAGCTATACCACTAATGGTAATGGAGTGGCAGGAATAAATTTAGGTCCATGGAGATTCAGAGCTGATTGGCAAACGCGGTTTGAGAAGCGTCCATCTTCTGAGTCAACACATTCTTTTGATTGGAATCGTTTTTATATTTTTCGGGATATCAAATCATTAGGAGCAAAGCTAACATTTGGTGAATCTTATTTAAATTCCGATATTTTCGACAGTTTTAGATTCACAGGGCTCAGTTTAGTTACTGATATTAATATGTTGCCCCCCAATTTAAGGGGATATGCTCCTGAAGTTACAGGAGTGGCCAATAGTAATGCAACCGTTATTATTAGCCAACAAGGCCGCACTATTTACCAAACTCAAGTTGCTGCTGGCCCCTTTCGCATTCAAGATCTCAATGATGCTTTATCGGGTGAATTAGATGTAAGAGTAGAGGAACAAAATGGTAAAACGCAAACTTTTACAGTAAATACCTCGAGTATTCCCTACCTTACTCGACCAGGGCAAGTTCGTTATAAAATTGCTGCAGGGCGACCTAGTGATTCCAATCATCGAATTAATGGTGATAATTTCGCTAGCGGCGAGTATTCGTGGGGAATTAATAATGGTTGGTCTTTATATGGTGGCACGATTGCTTCACAAAAATATATCTCAGCAACGTTGGGAATTGGTCGCGATCTCATGCAATTTGGAGCTCTTTCATTTGATGCGACAAGAACACATGCAAAAATTAAAGAAATCACTTCAAATAACGAAACGAGTTATAACGGAAACTCTTATAGATTGAGTTATTCAAAGCGTTTTGAAGATTTTAACAGCCAAGTTACCTTTGCGGGTTATCGTTTTTCAGAAAAAGACTTTATGAGTATGTCTGAATACCTCAATGCAAAAATGAGTGGCGTTCGACAATATAATAGCAAAGAGATGTATACCATTTCTTATAATCAACAGTTTAGCGACAGTGGATTGGGCACATACTTAAATTTTGGTCGTGTATTCAATATAGAGATCATCACAATAGGTAATGCTCCCGCTCGATGA
- a CDS encoding Transposase and inactivated derivatives, producing MAKVDVRCPFCQQTPSVKKHGLGSTGHQRYRCQNCCRSFQLDYKYRACQPGTKDKIIDLTMNNAGIRDTARALHISINAVVRTLKNSRRSR from the coding sequence ATGGCTAAAGTCGATGTAAGGTGCCCATTTTGTCAACAAACTCCCTCAGTGAAAAAACATGGCCTAGGGAGCACTGGTCATCAACGTTATCGCTGCCAAAATTGCTGCCGAAGCTTCCAACTCGATTATAAATATCGTGCTTGCCAACCCGGAACTAAAGATAAAATTATCGACCTCACGATGAATAATGCCGGTATTCGTGATACTGCTAGGGCCCTTCATATCAGCATTAATGCGGTTGTTCGTACTTTAAAAAACTCTCGCCGAAGCAGGTAA
- the papC_8 gene encoding Outer membrane usher protein papC precursor, whose product MTAFRTSYQNTNDDGVYIALSVPWGETSTVSFNSSWDKSNTTQNINYYDRINERSNYQINTGVARSGAIIGGYYTYQGDMAQVNANATYQQNRYRSAGLSIQGGLTATQHGVALHRSNQLGASRVFVDTSGVPNIPLRGNGIVTRSNYFGKAVIADVNSYYRSNINVDLNLLPNKAEITHSVKQGTLTEGAIGYRQFDVITGNSAMATIRLSDNSAPPFGAIVLNARKQQVGIISDEGSVYLSGLNPKEKLNISWDNEIQCNITLPDSVSSEINLANTLLLPCIK is encoded by the coding sequence TTGACAGCATTCCGTACTAGCTACCAAAACACAAATGATGATGGCGTTTATATTGCGTTATCTGTGCCTTGGGGTGAAACCTCTACAGTCAGTTTTAACAGTAGCTGGGATAAAAGTAATACAACGCAGAATATAAATTATTATGACCGCATTAATGAGCGTAGTAACTACCAAATTAATACTGGGGTCGCACGGTCAGGAGCAATTATTGGCGGGTACTATACATATCAAGGTGATATGGCTCAGGTTAATGCAAATGCGACATACCAACAGAATCGTTACCGTTCCGCCGGGCTATCAATACAAGGTGGATTAACGGCAACACAACATGGGGTAGCACTCCATAGAAGTAACCAATTGGGTGCTTCGCGTGTTTTTGTTGACACCAGTGGTGTCCCGAACATCCCTTTGCGTGGTAATGGAATTGTGACACGGTCAAATTATTTTGGCAAAGCTGTCATTGCTGATGTTAATAGCTATTACCGTAGCAATATTAATGTGGATTTGAATCTTTTACCTAATAAGGCAGAAATTACCCATTCTGTAAAACAAGGGACATTGACAGAAGGCGCTATTGGCTATCGCCAGTTTGATGTTATAACAGGTAACAGCGCAATGGCGACTATTCGTTTATCGGATAATAGTGCTCCTCCATTTGGCGCTATTGTATTAAATGCACGTAAACAGCAAGTTGGAATAATTAGTGATGAAGGTAGCGTTTATTTATCAGGTTTAAATCCTAAAGAAAAATTGAATATTTCTTGGGATAATGAAATACAGTGCAATATAACATTACCGGATAGTGTTTCATCAGAAATAAATTTAGCAAATACATTACTATTACCATGTATAAAATAA
- the papD_8 gene encoding Chaperone protein papD precursor, whose protein sequence is MKKLNINKKDTHPNQKLVNSYKVILAAIFLMSISTANAAISLDRTRAIINGNEKSISLNISNENKTLPYLAQGWIENAQGEKINDPFTVLPPVQRVEPGDKSQIRIQPLASIEKLPQDIESVYYFNLREIPPRSDKANTLQLALQTRIKLFYRPTPIIPTKNDIDNPWQEKLVLKQQGGKYIAFNPTPYYITIIDAAKKIKGDTVKGFEPIMIAPKNSQPLGVDVATLGNTPVLTYINDYGGRPNLSFNCQANECKVSPSNK, encoded by the coding sequence ATGAAAAAATTAAATATAAATAAAAAGGATACCCATCCTAACCAAAAATTAGTTAATAGTTATAAAGTTATATTGGCAGCTATTTTTTTGATGAGTATATCGACAGCAAATGCGGCTATCTCCTTAGATCGCACTCGTGCAATTATTAATGGTAATGAGAAATCGATTAGCCTGAATATTAGTAATGAAAATAAAACATTACCTTATCTTGCTCAAGGTTGGATTGAAAATGCACAGGGTGAAAAAATTAATGATCCATTTACTGTATTACCTCCAGTACAACGTGTTGAGCCTGGAGATAAAAGTCAAATAAGAATTCAACCCTTAGCTAGCATAGAAAAATTACCGCAAGATATTGAGTCAGTATATTATTTTAATTTACGTGAGATTCCACCGAGAAGTGATAAAGCAAATACGTTGCAACTTGCATTACAAACACGAATAAAACTTTTTTATAGGCCAACACCTATCATTCCAACTAAGAATGATATCGATAACCCATGGCAAGAAAAATTGGTTTTAAAACAGCAAGGCGGCAAATATATTGCATTTAATCCGACGCCTTATTATATAACCATTATTGATGCAGCAAAGAAAATTAAAGGTGATACCGTAAAAGGCTTCGAGCCAATTATGATCGCTCCCAAAAATAGCCAGCCGTTAGGTGTCGATGTTGCAACATTAGGTAATACCCCAGTACTAACATATATCAATGACTATGGTGGCCGTCCTAATCTTAGTTTTAACTGCCAAGCAAATGAATGCAAGGTATCTCCAAGTAATAAATAA
- the fimA_3 gene encoding Type-1A pilin, giving the protein MSKIVSYSAPLIGIIFSTLAFQTLATDIGKVDNWDVDGANGVLQVRGVLTESACRLATQSAFQTVDLGTNSSSAFKFLGHKGTPVPFNIQLEDCLRSESRNHDQQGNITWSSDMPAVRIRFLAVSDNTDSKLIKVNGAEGIALELNDENFKKIKPGVFTRPKLLSMGNNKLTYYITPVRINSHFNAGNYQANIRFQLVYD; this is encoded by the coding sequence ATGAGTAAAATAGTGAGTTATAGCGCTCCTTTAATAGGGATTATTTTCAGTACACTTGCCTTTCAGACATTAGCTACTGATATTGGTAAAGTTGATAATTGGGATGTTGATGGTGCCAATGGTGTTTTACAGGTTAGAGGTGTGCTTACCGAAAGTGCATGTAGATTAGCCACGCAATCTGCATTTCAAACAGTAGATTTGGGCACAAATAGTTCTTCAGCATTTAAATTTCTAGGGCATAAAGGCACACCTGTTCCTTTTAATATTCAATTAGAAGATTGTTTAAGGAGTGAAAGTCGTAATCATGATCAACAAGGTAATATAACTTGGAGCTCTGACATGCCAGCCGTAAGAATTCGTTTTCTTGCTGTATCAGATAATACAGATAGCAAATTAATAAAAGTAAATGGTGCTGAAGGCATTGCTCTTGAGTTAAATGATGAAAATTTTAAAAAAATTAAACCAGGTGTTTTTACTAGGCCAAAACTATTATCAATGGGCAATAATAAATTAACCTATTACATTACTCCGGTGAGAATTAATAGTCATTTTAATGCTGGTAACTATCAAGCAAATATAAGATTCCAATTAGTCTATGACTAG
- a CDS encoding putative minor fimbrial subunit StfE, producing the protein MKPSYQYLLFKSQVFISIISILICFNTASASMASIGLTITVIEPPNCSFVGGNTLNVDFGDVQQDLIDGSSYKKTNVNYNLQCTNLSTNLLKMKLSWTNFRVNGVDAIKTNRDNLGIAIYQDNNIVSNNSNIHFIYGAMPSIYAVPIKPSGSMLSDAGDFNAEMIMTIEYQ; encoded by the coding sequence ATGAAACCATCATATCAATACCTATTATTTAAATCGCAGGTTTTTATTAGCATTATTTCTATATTAATATGTTTTAATACAGCCAGCGCTTCAATGGCTTCTATTGGTTTAACAATTACAGTCATAGAACCCCCTAATTGTAGTTTTGTAGGAGGAAATACATTAAATGTTGACTTTGGCGATGTCCAGCAAGATTTAATCGATGGGTCATCATATAAAAAAACGAATGTTAACTACAATTTACAATGCACAAACTTATCTACTAATCTATTAAAAATGAAATTGAGTTGGACTAACTTTAGAGTTAATGGTGTTGATGCAATAAAAACGAATAGAGATAACCTTGGTATCGCCATTTATCAAGATAATAATATAGTATCCAACAATTCAAATATTCATTTTATTTATGGTGCTATGCCCTCTATTTATGCTGTTCCCATAAAACCAAGTGGTTCAATGCTAAGTGACGCTGGGGATTTTAATGCAGAAATGATTATGACAATTGAATATCAATAA
- a CDS encoding putative minor fimbrial subunit StfF — MKIKFLYILIVFSAFSYSSSLTVEFNGNLIITPPECILNNSQKSMIHFGDILLSRIDGVNYKHKLPFELTCTNLAMNNLTLSIQGDPSNFNNGILKTSNPKLGLSFYINGIKQDINKKINFNYLELPSLEVSPVQNVATSFDGSDGGDFTALATLNVDYQ, encoded by the coding sequence ATGAAAATTAAATTTTTATATATATTAATAGTTTTTAGTGCTTTTTCTTATTCATCTTCACTCACTGTGGAGTTTAATGGAAATCTAATTATCACGCCTCCTGAATGCATTTTAAATAACAGTCAAAAATCAATGATTCATTTTGGAGATATCTTATTAAGCAGGATTGATGGAGTAAATTATAAGCATAAATTACCTTTTGAATTAACTTGCACTAATTTAGCCATGAATAACCTAACGTTAAGTATTCAAGGTGATCCTAGTAATTTTAATAATGGCATACTCAAGACCAGTAACCCAAAGCTAGGATTAAGCTTCTATATTAATGGTATAAAACAAGATATTAATAAAAAAATAAATTTTAATTATTTAGAATTACCATCATTAGAGGTTAGTCCTGTACAAAATGTTGCAACAAGTTTTGATGGTTCCGATGGCGGAGATTTCACTGCACTAGCAACTCTTAATGTGGACTATCAATAA
- a CDS encoding putative minor fimbrial subunit StfF translates to MKNSSINNKIQYQICCFLLIFLANITYANWGFDGSLIIPPKCRLSHSDPIKVSFGKVGVNKVDGIHYKEKIPYELICDGDLTQPWNISLTLSGIAAGAGFDDATLQVKSDQNGNNVGIQIQKDGQPITLNKAFVIDQKTLPALSAVIVKKTGTKLIGDTFNATATLTITFQ, encoded by the coding sequence ATGAAAAACAGCTCAATAAATAATAAAATTCAGTATCAGATATGTTGTTTTCTTTTAATATTCTTAGCAAATATAACCTATGCTAATTGGGGATTTGATGGTTCGTTAATTATACCGCCAAAATGTCGATTAAGTCATAGCGATCCTATCAAAGTTTCATTTGGTAAAGTCGGTGTTAATAAGGTTGATGGAATACACTATAAGGAAAAAATTCCTTATGAACTTATTTGCGATGGCGATCTAACACAACCTTGGAATATCTCTTTAACATTATCTGGTATAGCAGCAGGTGCAGGTTTTGATGATGCAACACTGCAAGTTAAATCTGATCAAAATGGAAATAATGTAGGTATCCAAATTCAAAAGGATGGACAACCTATCACTTTAAATAAAGCATTTGTAATTGATCAAAAGACATTACCCGCTTTATCCGCTGTTATTGTCAAAAAAACAGGAACTAAACTTATTGGAGACACATTCAATGCTACAGCGACATTAACCATTACATTTCAATAG
- the mrpA_4 gene encoding Major MR/P fimbria protein precursor translates to MFSTIKYYNLLFLTVFICYSLPSMAETINFDGIFVEDTCDLYPGDELITLDFGTIADKYLYLNSRTLSESFSIRLINCDLSLGREINASFNGNENSFLPGYLALDPASQANGIAIGLETDTGEKIDINKKDHTQKLSAGNNEIKLKAFIQGEHSALANKTISYGTFISTLTFFLEYN, encoded by the coding sequence ATGTTCTCGACAATAAAATATTATAATTTATTATTTTTAACAGTATTTATATGCTACTCCTTACCATCTATGGCCGAAACAATTAATTTTGATGGTATATTTGTTGAAGATACTTGTGACCTATATCCCGGAGATGAACTAATTACATTAGATTTCGGAACAATCGCAGATAAATATCTTTATTTAAATAGCCGCACGCTAAGTGAATCATTTAGTATTCGATTAATTAACTGTGACTTATCTTTAGGTCGTGAAATTAATGCTTCATTTAATGGCAATGAAAACTCTTTTTTACCTGGATATCTTGCACTAGACCCAGCAAGCCAAGCTAATGGTATTGCTATTGGTTTAGAAACAGATACTGGAGAAAAAATCGATATAAACAAAAAAGATCACACACAAAAATTGTCAGCAGGTAATAACGAAATAAAACTTAAAGCCTTTATCCAAGGAGAGCATTCTGCATTAGCAAATAAAACAATTTCATATGGAACATTTATATCAACGTTAACATTCTTTTTAGAATACAACTAA
- a CDS encoding 2-acyl-glycerophospho-ethanolamine acyltransferase — MFSVDTLLHDIFPHQTPGKWKRRLLKKLLFEQEFHQFAQDYPHLKGLDLIEQIMEFFDISCEMVEGDLENIPTQGPVVLVANHPIGSLDGLALLRAVAAVRPDVKIVANQFLNYIEPLKSLFISVDNMNNRTSRQQVEAIQQHLDKQGALIVFPAGEVSRFGRKGVRDGHWRTGFLRLAAKARAPIVPIHIQGRNSHLFYLTSLVYKPLSTLMLVREMFKQRGKRLKIRIGGSIPFIHWHDGHTAAHELAGRFRRHVYLLGKGKEGLFTSESPIALPEDRIELKKALVACERLGTSPDGKAIYLYHRNQEVRSPILREIGRLREIAFRAVGEGSGKRRDLDSYDNDYYHLVLWDESELDIVGAYRFIPTKKQIETKGLQGIYSSSLFHYDQAMMPILAQGIELGRSFIQPKYWGKRGLDYLWLGIGAYLAKYPQYRYLFGPVSMSGSMPIAARDLLITFYRLYFSAQHSIAQSHQPYPASLPQVLAQFSGGNYHEDLVKLKSLLNNIGCSIPTLYKQYTELCEPGGVQFMDFGTDPAFNDCIDGLVLVDLTKLKPARYQRYIGVHLVSQEEHKGQMKEGD, encoded by the coding sequence ATGTTTAGTGTCGATACCCTGCTGCACGATATTTTTCCTCATCAAACACCAGGCAAATGGAAACGTCGTTTATTAAAAAAGCTGCTGTTTGAACAAGAATTTCACCAATTTGCCCAAGATTATCCGCACTTAAAGGGCTTGGATCTTATTGAACAAATCATGGAGTTCTTTGATATTTCTTGCGAAATGGTTGAGGGTGACTTAGAAAATATTCCAACTCAAGGTCCTGTTGTCTTAGTTGCTAACCACCCGATAGGTTCACTCGATGGTCTTGCATTATTACGTGCAGTTGCTGCCGTTCGTCCTGATGTCAAAATCGTGGCAAATCAGTTCCTCAATTATATAGAACCACTAAAAAGCTTATTTATTTCAGTGGATAATATGAATAACCGAACCAGTCGACAACAAGTTGAAGCCATACAACAGCATTTGGATAAACAAGGGGCATTAATTGTGTTTCCTGCGGGTGAAGTCTCTCGGTTTGGCCGTAAAGGGGTTCGTGATGGCCACTGGCGTACAGGTTTTTTGCGTTTAGCCGCAAAGGCCAGAGCACCTATCGTCCCTATTCATATTCAAGGGCGAAATAGCCATTTATTCTATTTAACCTCGTTGGTTTACAAGCCGTTATCGACTTTAATGTTAGTCAGGGAAATGTTTAAGCAGCGAGGAAAAAGATTAAAAATTCGTATTGGTGGCAGCATCCCATTTATTCATTGGCATGATGGCCATACAGCGGCTCATGAGCTAGCAGGGCGCTTTCGTCGCCATGTCTATTTGTTGGGAAAAGGTAAGGAAGGGCTATTTACCAGCGAATCACCAATTGCTTTACCAGAAGACAGAATTGAATTAAAAAAAGCGTTGGTGGCATGTGAGCGGCTAGGAACATCCCCTGATGGGAAAGCGATTTACCTTTATCACCGAAACCAAGAAGTAAGGTCGCCGATTTTGCGAGAAATAGGGCGATTACGCGAAATTGCATTTCGTGCTGTAGGGGAAGGCTCAGGTAAGCGCCGTGATTTAGACAGCTATGATAACGATTATTATCATCTGGTATTATGGGATGAAAGTGAACTTGATATTGTAGGGGCTTATCGGTTTATACCCACTAAAAAGCAAATTGAGACCAAAGGTTTGCAGGGTATTTACAGCTCTAGCTTATTTCATTATGACCAAGCCATGATGCCAATATTAGCGCAAGGTATTGAGCTTGGTCGGAGCTTTATTCAGCCTAAATATTGGGGAAAACGGGGTTTAGATTATTTATGGTTAGGTATTGGCGCGTATTTGGCGAAATACCCACAATATCGCTATCTTTTTGGTCCTGTATCTATGTCTGGCTCAATGCCGATTGCGGCGCGTGACTTACTGATTACTTTTTATCGGCTCTATTTTTCGGCGCAACACAGCATTGCACAGTCACATCAGCCGTATCCAGCTTCTTTGCCACAGGTATTAGCCCAATTTTCAGGGGGCAATTACCACGAAGATTTAGTTAAATTGAAAAGCTTACTCAATAACATTGGCTGTTCAATTCCGACGCTTTATAAGCAATATACTGAATTATGCGAGCCGGGTGGCGTACAGTTTATGGATTTCGGTACAGACCCCGCATTCAATGATTGTATCGATGGCTTGGTACTGGTGGACTTAACCAAATTAAAACCCGCACGTTATCAGCGATATATAGGGGTACATTTGGTTTCACAAGAAGAACATAAAGGGCAGATGAAAGAGGGGGATTAA
- the ccp gene encoding Cytochrome c551 peroxidase precursor, protein MKKLTRITVAVIFLLLLGYFGLSGYVWYHDNQRRENNDIQTSKIAENNQVLKFFAEKGCDYCHTPSTDLPAYASFPIAKQLMEYDIQLGYKSFNLEAARAALIAGEPVPQSELNKIEWVMQNHTMPPTRYVALHWASSVSDEERNNLLNWIAKQREEHYASQDTAAEHRNEPIQPIPKSLDVDDAKVALGFRLYHDARLSGDSTISCAHCHALNAGGVDGRKTSIGVGGAVGPINAPTVFNSVFNVEQFWDGRAPDLQAQAGGPPLNPIEMASKSWDEIIEKLDKDPVLKQDFNAVYPEGFTGDTITDAIAEFEKTLITPDSPFDNWLRGDKTALTAQQLHGYQLFKENKCATCHGGVILGGRSFEPLGLKKDYEFGEITAQDIGRMNVTSDERDKLRQKVPTLRNVELTAPYFHRGDVATLDEAVKLMLRYQVGKELPQKDVDDIVAFLESLTGVYTPYVQQGESQQ, encoded by the coding sequence ATGAAAAAACTTACTCGCATTACGGTCGCTGTCATATTTTTGCTTTTACTCGGTTATTTTGGGTTATCTGGATATGTGTGGTATCACGATAATCAACGAAGAGAAAATAATGACATTCAGACATCTAAAATTGCAGAAAATAATCAAGTTCTCAAATTCTTCGCTGAAAAGGGATGCGATTACTGTCACACGCCGTCAACTGATTTACCTGCCTACGCATCGTTCCCCATTGCTAAGCAACTGATGGAATACGATATTCAGCTAGGTTATAAATCATTCAACCTTGAGGCTGCTCGCGCTGCACTCATCGCAGGAGAACCTGTACCACAAAGTGAATTAAATAAAATTGAGTGGGTTATGCAGAACCACACCATGCCGCCAACTCGTTATGTTGCACTTCATTGGGCTAGTAGCGTCAGTGATGAAGAGCGTAATAACCTTTTGAATTGGATAGCTAAACAGCGAGAAGAGCACTATGCCAGCCAAGATACCGCTGCTGAGCACCGTAACGAACCAATTCAACCAATTCCAAAATCACTGGATGTTGATGATGCAAAAGTCGCATTAGGTTTCCGCTTGTATCATGATGCGCGCCTGTCAGGGGATAGTACGATTTCTTGTGCGCACTGCCACGCACTCAATGCAGGTGGTGTTGATGGCCGTAAAACATCAATTGGTGTTGGTGGCGCAGTAGGCCCAATCAATGCGCCAACAGTGTTTAACTCTGTATTTAATGTCGAGCAATTTTGGGATGGTAGAGCGCCTGATTTACAAGCGCAAGCCGGTGGCCCACCATTAAATCCTATCGAAATGGCATCAAAATCATGGGATGAAATCATTGAAAAATTGGATAAAGACCCTGTCTTAAAACAAGATTTTAATGCAGTTTACCCAGAAGGGTTTACGGGTGACACCATCACAGATGCGATTGCTGAGTTCGAAAAAACCTTAATCACCCCAGACTCTCCGTTTGATAATTGGTTAAGAGGCGACAAAACTGCATTAACCGCACAGCAGCTCCATGGTTACCAGTTATTTAAAGAGAACAAATGTGCAACCTGCCATGGTGGCGTGATCTTAGGTGGTCGTTCCTTCGAACCTCTGGGCCTGAAAAAAGACTATGAGTTCGGTGAAATTACCGCACAAGATATTGGTCGCATGAATGTCACCTCTGATGAGCGCGATAAGTTACGCCAAAAAGTCCCAACACTACGTAATGTCGAGCTAACCGCGCCATACTTCCACCGTGGAGATGTGGCTACCCTAGATGAAGCAGTGAAACTGATGCTGCGTTATCAAGTCGGTAAAGAACTGCCACAAAAAGATGTCGACGACATTGTTGCCTTTCTTGAAAGCTTAACGGGTGTGTATACACCGTATGTACAACAAGGTGAATCACAACAGTAA